Proteins encoded together in one Janthinobacterium tructae window:
- a CDS encoding response regulator, which yields MQLPVYTHPTLTVLIDDSDSFLKSLAFQLDPGLARKTFHDTSSALHWLRQSTQPGETPLHVNFDTQNLPPDQCNVALDLERIWRISGQAQRFAVPSVLVIDYSMPQMNGLEFCQAVRDLPCKKILFTGAADEKVAVTAFNRGLIDRYIKKSDDDALDILELEIVALQREFFLQQSDTVRDLLMLHDYAFLQDEAMAAVVQELCQRHGFVEFYIFPNPCGILFFTRDGRARLMIIETERSLHTQYEMARDSDAPESLLLALLEMRVIPYFSDADSDGMYAAQIGENWFRYCAAPTICLGDVTYFWALFDVPAHQLGQPVMSYAQFLRAGAGDGVSA from the coding sequence ACCCATCCGACCCTGACCGTATTGATCGACGACAGCGATTCCTTCCTGAAAAGCCTGGCATTCCAGCTCGATCCCGGCCTGGCGCGCAAGACTTTCCACGACACCAGCAGCGCGCTGCACTGGCTGCGCCAGAGTACGCAGCCGGGCGAGACACCGCTGCACGTCAATTTCGACACGCAAAACCTGCCGCCCGACCAGTGCAACGTGGCGCTCGACCTCGAACGCATCTGGCGCATCAGCGGCCAGGCGCAGCGCTTTGCCGTGCCTTCCGTGCTGGTGATCGATTATTCGATGCCGCAGATGAATGGCCTGGAATTTTGCCAGGCCGTGCGCGACTTGCCGTGCAAGAAGATTTTATTTACTGGGGCGGCCGATGAAAAAGTGGCCGTGACGGCCTTCAACCGGGGCTTGATCGACCGCTACATCAAGAAGAGCGACGACGATGCGCTCGATATCCTGGAACTGGAAATCGTTGCCCTGCAGCGCGAATTCTTCCTGCAGCAATCGGACACCGTGCGCGATCTGCTGATGCTGCACGACTATGCTTTCCTGCAAGACGAAGCCATGGCCGCCGTCGTGCAGGAGCTGTGCCAGCGCCACGGCTTCGTCGAGTTCTACATCTTTCCCAATCCCTGCGGCATCCTGTTCTTCACGCGCGACGGCCGCGCCAGGCTGATGATCATCGAGACCGAGCGCAGCCTGCACACGCAATATGAAATGGCGCGCGACAGCGACGCACCGGAATCCCTGCTGCTGGCCCTGCTGGAAATGCGCGTGATCCCGTACTTTTCCGACGCCGACAGCGACGGCATGTACGCGGCGCAGATAGGCGAGAACTGGTTTCGCTACTGCGCCGCGCCCACCATCTGCCTGGGCGACGTGACGTATTTCTGGGCCCTGTTCGACGTGCCGGCGCACCAGTTGGGGCAGCCGGTCATGTCCTACGCACAATTTCTGCGCGCGGGCGCGGGCGACGGCGTCAGCGCGTAG